The DNA region TCACCTGTCCAGTTTTTGGGGTACACCATAAACCACGCGTTTGATGACAGCGCGCAACAGCCACTTGCGGTCCCGTGGCGTGGTGGTCGGCGCATTCCAGATCTGTGTCACATCCTGAGCCATCTGGCGCACCCGCACGCACTCGACCTCGCTCAGTTCCCGCATCAATACGAGGCCGAACTGTCCCGCGGCCGCTATGAGGCCGCGGACGCCGCCAACAGGTTAGTGGCCGCGGAACCGGTATCGGACCCAGACATGGCGTTTGCGTGGTAGCGGAGCGATCAATCTGCGCTGCCATTAGGTGCGCGTGCGCCTAAATAGCCAATGAAGGGCGACTAATCCGCCCTGCAATAAAGGATTGGTGTGCAAAAAAAGCAGATCCAAGACCCCCGTTTGGCTATAAAATGCCGCTTGGCCGGGGATTCATGCCCCGAGGTTGACATACCCGCTTTTTATCAGCTGGAGATAGGGGATCCTGAAGAGGCAGCCATGAACATTAGGCAGCCAATTCTTCTTATCCTCTTAGCGGTACTTCTGTTTTAATCCTCAACGAGGTCTGACAAACATGGCTACCTACCAAATCAATGTGCCCGTGGTAACCCAAAGTAAGACGATGTTATGCTGGCATGCATCGGCCCAAATGATATGGTTCTATTGGCAAAACCTTACGCATCGGGCAGGCCCGATGTTTACGCTCGTGAAAGAATGGAACGACAACGGCGGTGTGACAGTTAACGATTTCATAAGACTGGCAAAGGCTGTTGGCCTGAAAGCAGCGCCCCGAAAGAAGACCGCCTACAGCAGTGATGATTTGGCTCAAATGCTAAGACAGCACGGACCTATTTGGTGCGCCGGATTCTGGTATGGCCCCCCTCACATTGTGGTTCTAACGGGGGTCATGAATGATATCGTTTTCATAAATGATCCCGGCGGCGGTCTTAAGAAGACAGGCACCGTAAGCTGGTTCAACCAGAAGATGGCTCAGGTCGAGGGTGGATTAATGTACAAGGATCCACTTGCCTACTGATCAAAGAAATTGTTAGAAGACAGTTCGAATCCGGCAATACTGAAGCTGTTCCCAAATTCGGCATCCTCTTCTGCCGTTATGGGTTATAATGCCCTCCGGGACGGGATTTCAGGGGACTTTGCCCCGGAAGTTGACATAACGGCCCCTTATCGGAAGTAGGCGAAGACGCTGCGAGCGGGATCCTGACGAGCCCGGTTAACGGCGGACTGGTTATCGCACGCCCTATTTATGAATGGCCGCTTGAAGATTTTTTTGGGTGACTATCAAGATGATGGTCACGTCCAGCCCCTGCATGCGAAGCTTTTTATTTTTGAGACGCCCCGCCATTACTTCATCGCTTACGGAAGTGCAGACTTCACCTCAGCTGCTCTCATGGCAACGGCTAAATCGCGCAATGTTGAAACTCTGCTGCTTTATTCACTGGTCCCCAAGAAGTCTGTCAATCCACGTGCGCTTTGTGATCCCGACATGTCTGCTGTCCTTTTAACGAAGGAAGAAGACCTTCAGACCTCCAAAGAAGATAGAACGATCGGCTCCCCCGCTGTTGTCGATATCACGATAACGGAAGCATTTCTTGACGACCGATCCATCGCCATTAGCACGGAAACACGGGCCCCCTATGACCTGACCACAGTTAAGCTGGCATTGGAATTCCCTTCCGTACAAAATGCCGAACTGCCATTAAGAGCATGTGGTGGCCGCCTTGTTGGTGAAGTTCCGGACAAACTGCTGGCAAAGCTTAGTGATACGATGTGCGTAGTGTTTTTGCGAGACCGCGTCAAAGGACATCAAGTAAGCAATAAAATCCTGCTTATAAATTTGTTGGATATCGATACCAACAACAGCATACGTCGCGAACGGCACATTCGCGAGGCCCAGCAAAGTGCTCAGCAGTTTTTCACCGTGCTGAATGACCTTATTCGGGCTGGCGATGAGGCGGCGTTATTGGCATTCTTAAATTTCTGCGACATTCCTCTTATCAACGTTCCGAGACCACCTTTTTTGCGAGGAAGGCCAGTTTGGGAAGGCCGGGAAGGTATGCGGTCACTCGGCGTGCGAAATCTCCAAATCTGTAAAAACCTGCATGAGGCTGCCCTTAATTTTTTTGATCGGCACTTGCGAAAGCTGCAGCGCCATAGCGAAGCTCGTGCACTGGAAGGTGTCGCCAACTTTCTTCATATATTCCTGTCGATGGGCGGCCTCCTCAGAGCTCAAATTGAAAGAACTGTGGTAGCCCTCGAGGAAATGCCCGGTGTCATGACGGTTGATCAGTGGGCCGAATGCCGTACTTTTTGGGACATCTATTTTCGCCGTTTTAAAGACCTGATGACGTGTTTGTGGGATGAATATCTTGAGCCGATGAGCAGTGAATACGATGCCAAGGAAATAAAGGAAGCGTTCACTCCCGATCTAGATGCGCTGCATGAACTTATAGATGAAATGTTAAACTACCGGATGCGCATCGAAAAAGCACGCAAGGAGAAGTGTATCACGGTCGGTCACTATGGCCAGAAGGTCGAGTTACAGTACTTCCAGTGCCTGCTTGGCGAGACTTCCTGGGCGCACTTTAAGAACAATGTGGCAGACAAGATTCGACATGTCGATATTACGGTCGTAGGGCGAATGCAAAAATCAGCGGTTACCACGCAGGGATAGGATCGATGCAATTCACAGGCATCCAAAGGAGAATTCCTATGGCTGAGCAGAAGATCACGACTTTTTTAATGTTCTTCGGCAAGCGCTGGGCAAGGTGCTGAACCTGCGTCCCGAGCAGAAGATCATCCTGACGCAATCGGTCGGGTATCCCAAGAAATAGGAAAGCAGAAAGGAGACGGAAAACGGCAAAAAGTACTCCGGAATAATCCGGCTGCACGGGCTGAAAGCCCGTGCCACGTTGGAATGTGGAATCCGTCATCCTGGAGGGGAGTCACTGGTTTTTGTGGCACGGGCAGAAACCTCCTGTTTTCTATCTGCTGTATTCCAGCTTTTGGGGGTAGCATGCAAAAAAAAGGGCTGTTGTGCGTGTGGGTGTGTGCGCTGGTTCTGATGCCTCATGTCCTGTCCCAACAGAGGGGCGGGCTTCCCGCGAGCTCCAATGGGATCTATTCAGCCGCTTTTTCGCATGACGGCAACCTCGGTGCCTTTGTTCAGCCGGGCACACTGACGCTCGTTCAGATCGATCCTTGGAAGGTCCGGTGGAACTACCGTTTTCAACCCGGCAGTCTGCAGGCGCTGACCTTCTCGCCGGACGGGACGCGGATTGTCATCTGCATACAGGCATTCCGTTCCCGATCCGCCATCGGCGAACCTCTTGATCCCTATGTATCGGTTCAGGTGCTGGAAACGAGCACCGGACGGGTCATCGCACAGCACAACGGCAAAGGTGCGACCAGCACGCTCGCAATCTGTATCGATGCCGGCAACTCAGTCCTGGCGGTCGTCGCCCGATTGTCTATCGAGGTTCTGCTCTGGAACGTGTCGACCGGCAATATCACGGTGCTTTACAACCAGCCGTTCGGGTTTCGTTCGGCGGCCTTAACCCCTGCGGGGAACATCCTGGCCCTGGCCGTTACCTCGAAGCGCGGGCTCAACGAATACGAGGTAAACCTGTATGACCCGCATACCGGCAAGCTGTTGGGCAATCTGTCCCGCGGATCCTCGCAGACACAGGAACATCCGCTCGCCTTTTCATCTGACGGTGGCATGCTGGCTTTCGGCACCGAAGATTGGAACTACCAGAATCTGAAACGTGGTGAAATCAGGATGTTCGAGATGGCGACCCGCAAACTCGTCCGTACCATCCGCAGCTTGAACATTCCGATTCACTCGCTGCTGTTTCAAGATGACGGGCAGAGGATACTGGGCTTGGGATCCGATCCTTATGAACTGGATGTCCGGCCGGCGCTTATCGACAGAACATTGCGAATCTGGGACGTCCGCACCGGAAATCAGTTGAATGAATATGAACTGGAAAACCCTGCCGGCGCGATGAGAAGCATGGGAATCAGGATGATCCAGGTTCCCGGCAAGGAACTATTCTGCACAATTGGCAGCGGCGGCCTGCTTTTGTTTTATCATCCCGGAAACGCCCAGGTGGCCGCCACGATCTCGCCCGCGGAGCTCTCCGAAAACGCCGTTTCCCAGGGTCTGCCGGCTCCTGTCCCCGCCGGGCGTTCCGGACGCGTGGTTTCGGCGCATCGCATCCTGACGGTCCGACCGCAAGGGGACGGGCGATTGTTTGCCGCAAGCGATGACGGAAATTTGTATTTCTGGGACCTGACGGGGCGAATGCGCGCAAACCGGAGCGAAATTCCCGTAATATCGGAGGTCATTGCGCTATCGCCGGATGGAAAATCAATGGCGGTGGCGGGTAGTCCGGCTGGAACGGTCATAATCCGGCCCACTTCGGTAGACGCAGGCACCCGCAGCCTCGCTGCCTTTTCTGCCCCGGCCACTGCTCTCGCCTTCTCGGCCGACGGGGCGTGGTTTGCTGCCGGAGCCACCGACGGTGCCATATCGGTGTTTCGTACCGATAACTGGCAACCACTGAAAGCCCTGGCAGGACATGCGGGCGCGATCCGCGCGCTTGCTTTTTCTCCCGATTCTGCGCAATTGGCAAGCGGCGACGACGATCTCGCCGTGCGGGTGTGGAATTTGAAATCTGCCGAGGTGCTGCACGTGCTGACGGGCCACAAGAAGCGTATCACGGCCGTTGCATTCCGCGCCGACGGCACTTCCATGGCAAGCAGCTCGGCCGACTCGACCGTCATGTTGTGGGATGTGCGCGCAGGCAAAATGATACGAAAGCTCAGCGGTCATCCCGGCCCGGTTCATGATGCCTGTTTTTCACCGGATGGTTCGATGCTGGTCAGCGGCGGCGATGACGGGGTTCGATTGTGGGATCCAAATACGGGAAAACTGACGCGGATTCTGCTCGAACGCCGGTCCGGCGAATCCCCTGGCCCGCCTGTCACTAAGGGCCCCTACTTTGCCGAATCAATCACGACCCTGTCGTTTTCGCCGGACGGCAAGGTGCTCGCATGCGGCGGCGGCAACAACTCGCTCGTGGTTTGGGACACCGCCACCTGGAAGTCTCGCCCTGTCCGCGCCGGCAATGGACCTCCCCAAGCGGAAGACCTTAGTACACGAGTTCATAAACGCGCTGTGCCGAGTGTTTTTCTTGCCAGAGGTCGGGCCGGGTTTCTTCCTGGGAAGAGGTATTCGGTAGGACGAACGATCTTCCAATAAGCTCGCAGCCAAGCCAGAAGCGTAGGAGAGAGGGGAACATCCCGGTCGCTTCTCCATTTTCCTTGATTGGCGCGGATCATCATGCGTTTGGAGTCGATGTCGCCAATGCGCAATTGCAGGGCTTCTGAAGCACGAAGCCCGGTACCATAACCGAGGATCACCAACAGGCGGTGCTTGAGATTGGGAATAGCCTGGATGAATCCGCAAACTTCGTCCAGACTGAGAATGATGGGGCGCTTCCTGGGCTTCTTGGCATACGGGATCTTTTCGAAAACCCAATCGACATGCAGCGTGTTCTGGTAAAGAAAGCGGAGGGCGCAGACAGCGCCATTGAAGGTGCTCCAACCAAGTTTGTTCTCATTTCTGAGGTAGACCTGATAGGTCCGAACTTCTTCAGGACCCAGCAAAGCCGGTGACTTGCCAAAATATTTTGCGAATTTGGCGACCTGATCGATGTATGCTTTTTGCGTGGTGACAGCAAGATTGCGCACCCGCATGTCCTCGGACATACCTTGACGCAAGGGCGTAACCATAACGGCTCCTTTCTGAGTTGAATGTTGCTTAGGCACCAACATTTTCCCTCAGGAAGGAGCCTTTTGTCTTTATGGATGGGCGCTTACCTTACGTTTCCACAGAGAACCTCAAGGTCAGAGCGCTACCGCGCAGCGGTTTAGTTCAGAAAGTCTGTTTAGACCTCAAACTGCGGAAGTCGGGCTAGCCCTTGGACTTGAACGAAGTGGTATAACTGTTATATCATTCTATCGTGCGATTCAGGTTTAGCAGGGCAAAGAGCGACGCACTGAGAAGAAATCCGAAGCGCGCAATCGGTTTCGAAGAGGCGCAAGAGATCTTCACGCATCCTTATTATCAAGACCAGCGCAACGACGATCCAGAACAGTACCGCGCGATCGGATGGGCGAAGGGCCGCCTAATCTCCCTCATCTTCGAAATCCGCGAGGACGGCTTGGGGGAATATTATCACTTGATAACCCTGTGGCGGGCGACGCTGCAGGAGAGGAAGCTTTATGAAGAAAACGAGTAGGAAAAAAGCGGCGCCAGCGGAATCCATCGCCACAAAGGCGGAGAGGGGAGAGGACGTTTCGCGCTACTTCACCAATCGGGGCAAAATGATGCAACCCATTCAGCGGATCAACCTGGATGTGACGGCGGACATGTTGCAGGAATTGGATCGGGCCGCAACCGAACTGAACGTGAGCCGTCAGGCGGTGATCAAGGTCTTGATCCGCCACGCGCTGGATCAACACCACTTGGCTCAGCAGGCACGGCGAAACAAGTGACGACCCCGGGTGAGTAGGCTGTCCTTTGTCAAAATCCCGTCCGCACTGAAAGCATTGACGTTTTGGAGTCGCGATGGCAGCCTCGGCCCATATGATTGAAATGTTCTGTTGCCTGATAGCCTCTATCAGGTCCTGTCCGGCGTCATTTCGCTGAGGTCCTTGGTTTCCCGTTCGTTCGATTGGGGTCCCGGGAGACATCTCCCGGAAGAAATTTCAGGGCGACGAAGCGCCCCCGGCAATACTGAAGCTGTTCCCAAATTCGGCATCCTCTTCTGCCGTTATGGGTTATAATGCCCTCCGGGACGGGATTTCAGGGGACTTTGCCCCGGAAGTTGACATAATGCAGAGGCGTCTTTCTGAAGTCTCGCGACTCGAGAACGTCGATTCCCGAGGCAATCGTCTTCGCGAGACTTCAGAAAGACGGCGATGAACGAAGCCGCTTACCCACCTGTGTGTTTTGTTTCAATCGTACGAATAAATCCGCGGGCACATAAGTTCCGAATTAGGGGTGGAGCAAAGCTTCGGAGGGGTGAGCAGGGATCCGATTTGAATGAATCTCCCCGAAATTGCAGCGCGTGTGAGGCCGAAAGAGTGTGGAAGCAGTACGTAAGCCGTCACAATGCGCAGACTTCGAGCGATCAGGGGTGAGGCCGAAGAAGAATGAGACTGGGGGTAGTCGAGAGCGTTTACTTTCATGATGAATCGATCGTCGGCATCGGCTCGCGTAAGCTGCCGGTCGGATCGATGATCTCGATCACAACCATGCGCCCTTGGCCGCAAGCCGGACAGATCATGAACGACGCGGCCGTGAGCTCTTTGCCGGTATCCCTCAAGTTCTGAGTGGACCCTTTTTGCTCTTCTTCGGGCCGCTCGAACCCAAGCAATTTGCGACATAAGGCCAGCTTCTGGCGGCACTGGGCATTGGCGAGCCAGCCGTAGTGCCGGATGCGGACAAAGCCGCGAGGCAGGGCGTGCAGGAGAAAGCGGCGGATGAACTCCTCGGCGTCCAGGGTCATGCGTTTCTGCCGGTTTCCAGCCCGGTAATCTTTCCAGCGGAAAGTCACCTTGTCGTCCTGAAGACTGATCAGCCGGTTGTTGGAGATCGCAACGCGGTGGGTATAGCGGCCGAGGTAGTCCAGGACCTGCTCCGGGCCGCCGAACGGCGGCTTGGCGTAAACCACCCATTCGCTGCTGCGGCAGGTTTTGATCCAATGCGCAAAGGCGCCGGCATCGCTGAGTTTCTGAAGGGAACCGTCGAAGCGGAGCTTTCCCGCGGCCCGCGCTTCTTGCAGGCCATGGAGGAATACGCCTCGGAAGAGACGGCTGAGGACACGCACCGGAAGGAAGAAGTGAGCGCGGCCGCGAACCCAGCGACGGCCGTCGATGGAAAGGCCGCCGCTGGGCACGACGCAATGCAAGTGGGGATGATGCTGCAGGTTTTGCCCCCAAGTGTGCAACACCGCGAGAAAGCCAATCCGGGCGCCGAGATGTTTGGGATCTCCGGCGATGCGGCGCAAGGTTTGCGCGGCCGCGCGAAACAGGATGCTGTAAACAAGGCGCTGGTTTTGCAGCGCCAGCGAGGAGATGGCGGCGGGAACGGTGAAGACCACATGAAAATAGGGTACCGGCAGAAGCAGCGCGCGGTGTTTTTCGAGCCACCTGGCGCGGGCCAGGGACTGGCATTTGTTGCAATGGCGGTTGCCGCAGGAATTGTAATGGATCCTGCGATGCCCACAACGGTCACACTTCTCCACATGCCCGCCCAGAACCGCCGTGCGGCAGGCCTCGATGGCGCGCATGACGCGCCGCTGCATCGAGTTGATCATGCCGCGATAGGCTTCGCGGTAAGCCGGGCCATGCAGACGAAAGATATCTGCAAGCTCGAGCGCATGCCTGCCCATAGACTGCTGCCTTTGCGTCGGCGGCGCGTCAGGATTTAGGGTCGGTGAGTTTGCGGATCTCCTCTACCGTCTTGGGCAGCAAGTCCAGCGGACTGGAAGTGGAACAAATGGTTTCCCTGGAAACGTGCGTGTAGCGGGCCGTAGTGCGCAAGCTGCGATGGCCGAGCAGGATCTGGATGACGCGGATGTTGGCACCGTTTTCCAGCAGATGGGACGCAAACGCATGGCGCAAGGCGCGCACATGGGACGGCTTCGTCAGAGCGGCGGCATGGCCGGCTCGCACGCAGACCTTATGGATGGCTTCGCGCGTGATGGGGCGCGTGGGAGGACGGCCCGGGAAAAGCCACTCCTTCGGACGGGCCAGTTTCCAGTAGGCGCACAGCAGTTGCAGCAGATGGGGCGAAAGCATGACATAGCGGTCTTTCTGTCCCTTGCCGAGCCGGACGCGGATCATCATGCGGTCCGAGTCGATGTCGGTCACGCGCAAACAGGTGACTTCGCTTACGCGCAGGCCCGTGGCGTAGGCGGTCATCACAATCGCCCGGTGTTTGAGATTGGGAATGTTGTCAAAGAAGCGGCATACTTCTTCCTGACTGAGCACCACGGGCAGAGTCTGTGGCTTCTTCGGGAGAGGGATGAGCCCGAGGGTCCATTCTCTGCCGAGCGTGACGCGGTAGAGGAAGCGCAGGGCGCTGACGGCCTGATTGAGTGTGGACCAGGAAGCGCATTTTTGCTGACTGAGGTAAACTTGGTAGGTGCGGACATCTTCCGGCCCGAGCAGTTCCGGCGACTTGCCGAAAAACTGCGCGAACCTGGCGACTTGACGTACGTAGAGTCTCTGGGTATTGGCCGAACGGTTCCGCAACCTCAGGTCTTCGATCATTCGTTGACGCAGAGGTGTCATAAAAGGCTCCTTTCAAGAGAAAATCTGGTTTGGTCACCAATATTTTGCTCTTGGAGGGAGCCTTGCTAAATGGCCGATGGTGTCGCAGGCTGCAGGCAGAGCGGCAGCACAACAAGGGAAGGCTGAGCATCAAGGACAGAAAGCGAAGCATCGATCCAGGTGTCGGCGATGCCAACTGGTATTTGAGAGTACCAAAGCAGAGTGGCACCAGCTACCGCGGAGCGGTTTCGTTCATCGGCCCCTTATCGGAAGTAGGCGAAGACGCTGCGAGCGGGATCCTGACGAGCCCGTGATTGCTGGATCGGCGGCTTGTTCCGCCTATTCTTTGGATTATCCAGATGTCTCTGCGCGCTAGGTAGTCCTCGGGCAAGGGCACTCCTTCGTCGGCACACGCAATCCGGACATATCTGGCATAGAGCGTTCTTCCGCCTGCCGGAACCTTTTTCAGCAACGGCGCGATTTCCCGCTCCGGAGTCGGTAAGATATATAGAGTCATGGTACCGCTGGCCGGGTAATACGGAGTCACATCGAAAAAACGGCCCCCAAGATATTGAAAGACGATGACGCCCTCTCGGGATGCGCCCGCAAGAGGAATCTGGTCGCCTTGACAGGCGTGCAGGGTCTTTACGCTCGTGCCGGGGTAATACATCCCAACCAGTTCGCCAAGGCCGATCAGGTCGGAGGAGAGAAACTGGGAAACCGCTTCTTCAAAAGCCGGGAGAAAGAACAGCGTGACGTTCGCAGGCAAGGCGGCATGCGTTTTACGAAAATCGGAGACGAACGAGGTCAGCAGGTCGGCTTGCCGTGCAGAGTCCGATGCTACAGCGGAGCTCCGCGTCTGCACCGACAAAGAAAATGCAAGCGCGCCGAACAGTACAACGGGCACCGCTTCGGCGAATCGGATGCGGGATCGCATGCGCAAGCACAGGTTCTGCGCAAAGGCGCCGAAAGCCAGCGCCAAGCCAAAAAGTGGGATATATGGGGACCACATGGCCAGTGGCTGGCCCATCATAAAAGCCGGCAAATTCAAGCCGGCGAACCAGACGAGGCCGGCTCCCTCGATCCAGCTCCATGCGCGGCCGCGCCCCAGGATATCGAGCGCCCAGATTGCCAGCACGCAGGCTGTCAGCCCGAATGCCAGGGCGAGATTTTTGGCGGCATTGCCGATATGCAGCCCCTCCGGCAGGTTCGGATCCCGGAAGAGGTTGGTCTGGTACACCGAACGAGTGTCCTGGGCATGAATCCTCTCCGCAAACAACCGGTAGGAATTCAGGCCTGCGAACAGGATATCTATGCATGCGAAGAGAGCAATCAAGGGGAGGGATTTTTTGACTGCCTGCCGCAGCCGCTCCCAGGTAATAGCACCTCCGGCGCCTCTCAGATCAGCCAGCACGACTGCAATCCAGATGGCCAGCGGAAAAGTGGTGGCCGCTTCCGTGGTCAACAACGAGAGAATAAAAGCCAGAAGCGAACCGGCTTTCAGAACCGGCGACTTGCGAAGCCATCCTTCGACAGCCAATAAGGTCGTGCCGAGGAGCAGAAACGCGAGCAGAAAATTCGAGAAATGGTTTATGTCAGATCCAATCCCGCCGGCGGCAGAGCGGAACCCCCAGAATCCGGCCGCCACCAGCGCCGCCGTTTTACCTGGCAAAATCCGACGGCCGATAACATAAAAAGGCAGGGTGTTCGCAATCTGGAATAGAATTGGCAGCCAGCGCCAATAGTACGGATCCAATCCGAGGAGAGGCCTGAGCAGAGCCAACAGCGCAAAGCTTAAGGAGGACATTTCCGGCGAGGGAGCGAGAAAAGTCTGGAGTTTCGCCAAGAAACGGGCCAGGCGGGTCAGGTAGAAAAGGCTGTCGCAGGTGAAAATCTTGCCCAAAGCTCCCGAAAAGATCCACAGCTCTAGCGCAATCAAGATGACCAGAAACGCCAGCGTTTCGCGATTTCCAAGCGGGTCTGACTGATGATCCTGAGTTCCTTCTTCGATCCTGCCTGTTCGCGCCTCGCAGGTGCCGGGCTTTGGGTGAAATATCCTGTTGCCTACATGGGATACCCCTTTTAATACGTTAGACTTAGAGCAAAATTCAAACAGTTTTTTCAGGTCGGGCAGGATTTGATGATCACGCGTGCCCCAAAACTCCATTTTTGACGAACTGGCCGACCGACCGGTCGGCCTCCAGCCATGCAAAAGAGGCAGGATTGATCTGAGCGCGAATTATTTGAAACCTCCCGGGCGCAAACGCGGTAAGGTCTGACAGGGGATCAAAATGGAACTGTTGGAGCGGTTCGCAGCGGACGACATGGACGCGTTCGAGACGCTTTTCCGCCAGTTCCAGCGCGATGTCTACCGCTGGATTATGCGCATTGTCCGCGACCCGGCGGCTGCGGAAGACCTGACGGTGGAGACCTTCTGGCGCATCTATCGCTCGCGGGCACGGTTCGATCCCAAGCGCGAGTTCGGTGCCTGGGCCCGGCGCATCGCCAGCAATGTCGCGCTCGACCACCTGCGCAGCGCTCCCAGGGAAACCGAACTGGATGAGGGGCGCGCCGCCGATCCAGCGCCCGATCGCGCTGCGCAGCAAGGGGTGCGCGAGGCTCTCTGCCGGGCGTTCCGCCGGCTGCCGGCAAAGCTCAGGGCAGTGGCGGCGCTTGCGCTCATCGAAGAACAACCACAAGCAGTAATCGCGGAAGCGCTCGGCATTTCCGTCGCGACCGTCAAGTCGCGTGAGTTCCGCGCCGTGCGCCTGCTGCGGCACAGTCTTAGACGAATGGGAGTGGATTTATGAACCTGCCGGATGAACTGCGAAAAGCAATGCCGCCGCTCGGCGATTCGGAGCCGCGGCAAGACCTGTGGCCGTGTATGCTCCGGCGCCTCGACCAGGCGCCCCGGGGAGTGCCGTGGCTTGATTGGGTGCTCGCTTCCCTTCTGCTCGCTTCGTTTTTCGTGTTCCCACAGGCGATTCTCGGCTTCTTCTATCAGATGTGAAAGGAGGTTCCCATGAACCGGCCGTATCTGAGAGCTTACATGGCGGGAGTTTCATTCCCGACCTTCTTCCTGATGCTCGGCTTCACTGCATTCATGATCGCGCAGCGCCACTACCACATTCCGGTGATCATCGAGCGTGTCATCGTGTTCCCGCTGGCATTCATCCCGAATCTCTGGGGTTTCTGGAACATGGTTCACCTGCGAGTCACGCAGTCGCACGCGCGATGGCCGATCGGAGCGCATGGAGCCGTCGTCCCACTGGTCCTGGTGCCGCTGGCGTACGTGGTGGCGCGGGAGTCCGGCGTCGGCTATTTCACCCCTGCGGTTTTGGCCGCGAGCTGGCCTGGCTTGGTGGTGATGTACTATCTGGTCTGGAAATACATCGTGGGGTTCCTCAACGAAACCCTGGGGGTCGCGTGAAATGAGGCGACTTGAGTGGCCTGCCATGAAGAATCGGAGAAACCGCGTCTGTCCCGTCAAGCTTGCAGGTTCACTCGATAGCAAGATCAGGAGGTGGTTTCAAGATCCACAGAAGATCTTGTCTCCTTTTGTTCGAGAGGGGATGACCGTTCTAGATGTCGGATGTGGTCCGGGTTTCTTCTCCATTGAGCTGGCCAGAATGGTCGGCAGGACTGGAAGAGTATTCTCGGCTGATTTGCAGGATGGGATGTTGCAGAAACTTGGCCGCAAGGTCCGGGGAACTGAGCTGGAAGACAGGATCAATCTTGTCAGGTGCGAAGGCGACAAGATAAACGTTTCAGAAGAGATCGACTTCGGATTGGCTTTCTGGATGGTTCATGAGGTTCCGGACAAGGAGTCGTTCTTCAGGCAGCTGAAGGCCATCT from Terriglobia bacterium includes:
- a CDS encoding sigma-70 family RNA polymerase sigma factor; translation: MELLERFAADDMDAFETLFRQFQRDVYRWIMRIVRDPAAAEDLTVETFWRIYRSRARFDPKREFGAWARRIASNVALDHLRSAPRETELDEGRAADPAPDRAAQQGVREALCRAFRRLPAKLRAVAALALIEEQPQAVIAEALGISVATVKSREFRAVRLLRHSLRRMGVDL
- a CDS encoding site-specific integrase is translated as MLVPKQHSTQKGAVMVTPLRQGMSEDMRVRNLAVTTQKAYIDQVAKFAKYFGKSPALLGPEEVRTYQVYLRNENKLGWSTFNGAVCALRFLYQNTLHVDWVFEKIPYAKKPRKRPIILSLDEVCGFIQAIPNLKHRLLVILGYGTGLRASEALQLRIGDIDSKRMMIRANQGKWRSDRDVPLSPTLLAWLRAYWKIVRPTEYLFPGRNPARPLARKTLGTARL
- a CDS encoding ribbon-helix-helix protein, CopG family encodes the protein MKKTSRKKAAPAESIATKAERGEDVSRYFTNRGKMMQPIQRINLDVTADMLQELDRAATELNVSRQAVIKVLIRHALDQHHLAQQARRNK
- a CDS encoding IS91 family transposase — its product is MGRHALELADIFRLHGPAYREAYRGMINSMQRRVMRAIEACRTAVLGGHVEKCDRCGHRRIHYNSCGNRHCNKCQSLARARWLEKHRALLLPVPYFHVVFTVPAAISSLALQNQRLVYSILFRAAAQTLRRIAGDPKHLGARIGFLAVLHTWGQNLQHHPHLHCVVPSGGLSIDGRRWVRGRAHFFLPVRVLSRLFRGVFLHGLQEARAAGKLRFDGSLQKLSDAGAFAHWIKTCRSSEWVVYAKPPFGGPEQVLDYLGRYTHRVAISNNRLISLQDDKVTFRWKDYRAGNRQKRMTLDAEEFIRRFLLHALPRGFVRIRHYGWLANAQCRQKLALCRKLLGFERPEEEQKGSTQNLRDTGKELTAASFMICPACGQGRMVVIEIIDPTGSLREPMPTIDSS
- a CDS encoding site-specific integrase, coding for MTPLRQRMIEDLRLRNRSANTQRLYVRQVARFAQFFGKSPELLGPEDVRTYQVYLSQQKCASWSTLNQAVSALRFLYRVTLGREWTLGLIPLPKKPQTLPVVLSQEEVCRFFDNIPNLKHRAIVMTAYATGLRVSEVTCLRVTDIDSDRMMIRVRLGKGQKDRYVMLSPHLLQLLCAYWKLARPKEWLFPGRPPTRPITREAIHKVCVRAGHAAALTKPSHVRALRHAFASHLLENGANIRVIQILLGHRSLRTTARYTHVSRETICSTSSPLDLLPKTVEEIRKLTDPKS